The following are from one region of the Leucobacter sp. Psy1 genome:
- the hisI gene encoding phosphoribosyl-AMP cyclohydrolase, producing MTPRDAVPDALVFGADGLLPVVVQDDETGDVLMLAWMDREAVRRTLTTGRVTYWSRSRQEYWRKGDTSGHRQYVRSVAADCDADTLLVRVIQVGAACHTGTRTCFDGREIAALVGDPDAAE from the coding sequence ATGACCCCGCGCGACGCCGTACCCGATGCGCTCGTCTTCGGCGCGGACGGCCTGCTGCCCGTGGTGGTGCAGGACGACGAGACGGGCGACGTGCTCATGCTCGCCTGGATGGACCGCGAGGCCGTCCGCCGTACGCTCACGACGGGACGCGTGACGTACTGGTCGCGGTCGCGGCAGGAGTACTGGCGGAAGGGCGACACCTCGGGGCACCGACAGTACGTGCGCAGCGTCGCGGCTGACTGCGATGCCGACACGCTTCTGGTGCGCGTGATCCAGGTGGGCGCGGCCTGTCACACCGGTACGCGCACGTGCTTCGACGGCCGCGAGATCGCCGCTCTGGTGGGGGATCCCGACGCTGCGGAGTGA
- a CDS encoding RsmB/NOP family class I SAM-dependent RNA methyltransferase, with amino-acid sequence MRPREAERRQRNGGRGPRPQGRVSAARLVAYDVLRDVDDRDAYANLALPARIREAGLDTRDAGLATELAAGALRGRGRYDRIIELASNRAIDRIDSRTRNVLRLGAHQLLATRVAPHAAVHESVELQRRVAGAQATGFVNGVLRAIGREDAAAWDERIVASAPSADAALADRTSHPAWIVRALRDALRAEGRADELEALLEADNRAPAVQVALLPGHGLDDAMLQDAVEREAITVGGPSPIGAALAAGDPARVIAELGAVPGTVRVQDQGSQLAALALTRARPVRAGERWMDVCAGPGGKTAVLAAEAALTGASVRANEVSEHRTDLVSAAVEPFDVALVTHDGRDDAAYGGTAESGAVFDRILVDAPCSGLGALRRRPEARWRKAPGEIPELTRLQEELLAAAADHLAPGGLLAYVTCSPHVAETRGVLNRILRARPELTEIDAHAVLDDISSEPLDLGASGPSAQLWPHRNGTDAMFVALIQRVD; translated from the coding sequence GTGAGGCCCAGGGAGGCGGAGCGACGCCAGCGTAACGGCGGTCGCGGTCCGCGACCGCAGGGCAGGGTCTCCGCTGCCCGCCTCGTCGCGTACGACGTGCTGCGCGACGTCGATGATCGAGACGCCTATGCGAACCTGGCGCTTCCCGCTCGCATCAGGGAAGCGGGACTCGACACGCGAGACGCCGGACTCGCGACGGAGCTCGCCGCCGGCGCCCTCCGCGGTCGCGGCCGGTACGACCGCATCATCGAGCTCGCATCGAATCGCGCCATCGATCGGATCGACTCGCGCACGCGCAACGTGCTGCGCCTCGGTGCGCATCAGCTGCTTGCCACGCGCGTGGCCCCGCACGCCGCCGTCCACGAGAGCGTCGAGCTGCAGCGGCGCGTGGCGGGCGCTCAGGCCACCGGTTTCGTGAACGGCGTGCTTCGCGCCATCGGTCGTGAGGACGCCGCGGCGTGGGACGAGCGGATCGTCGCGAGTGCTCCGTCCGCGGACGCGGCGCTCGCCGACCGGACCTCCCACCCCGCCTGGATCGTTCGCGCCCTGCGCGACGCGCTCCGAGCCGAGGGACGCGCGGACGAGCTCGAGGCGCTGCTGGAAGCCGATAACCGAGCGCCGGCCGTGCAGGTTGCCCTGCTCCCCGGGCACGGTCTCGACGACGCGATGCTCCAGGACGCCGTCGAACGCGAGGCGATCACGGTCGGTGGCCCCTCGCCCATCGGGGCGGCGCTCGCAGCGGGCGATCCCGCGCGGGTCATCGCCGAGCTCGGCGCTGTTCCGGGCACGGTGCGCGTGCAGGACCAGGGCTCGCAACTGGCCGCCCTCGCGCTCACCCGAGCCAGGCCGGTCCGAGCTGGGGAGCGGTGGATGGACGTGTGCGCCGGCCCGGGAGGGAAGACCGCGGTGCTCGCGGCCGAAGCGGCTCTCACCGGAGCGTCGGTCAGGGCCAACGAGGTGTCCGAGCACCGGACCGACCTCGTCTCCGCTGCCGTCGAGCCGTTCGATGTCGCGCTCGTCACCCACGACGGTCGCGACGACGCCGCATACGGCGGCACCGCGGAGTCCGGTGCGGTGTTCGACCGGATCCTCGTCGATGCGCCGTGCTCCGGTCTGGGAGCCCTGCGTCGCCGCCCCGAAGCGCGGTGGCGGAAAGCGCCTGGGGAGATCCCCGAGCTGACCCGTCTGCAGGAGGAGTTGCTCGCCGCCGCTGCCGATCACCTCGCGCCTGGCGGACTCCTCGCATACGTGACCTGTTCACCGCACGTGGCGGAGACGAGGGGGGTGCTGAACCGGATTCTGCGCGCGCGCCCCGAGCTCACCGAAATCGATGCGCACGCCGTGCTCGACGACATCTCCAGTGAGCCGCTCGACCTCGGGGCGTCGGGGCCGAGCGCGCAGCTGTGGCCGCACCGGAACGGCACCGACGCCATGTTCGTGGCACTTATCCAGCGCGTGGACTGA
- the rpe gene encoding ribulose-phosphate 3-epimerase — MTAPRINPSILSADFVNLESELARIATADLVHVDVMDNHFVPNLTIGPPVVERIQQVSPIPLDVHLMITDADAHAPAYAELGAYSVTFHAEAAEHPVELARRLRDIGARAGIALKPGTDVAPYLELLHEFDQVLVMTVEPGFGGQSFMPETMPKLRALREARERLGLDVWLQVDGGVSVQTIGIAAEAGADTFVAGSAVYGGVPEDRIAELRAAARDHSH, encoded by the coding sequence GTGACCGCACCGCGCATCAACCCGAGCATCCTCTCCGCCGATTTCGTGAATCTCGAGTCCGAGCTCGCGCGCATCGCCACGGCTGACCTCGTGCACGTCGACGTAATGGACAATCACTTCGTCCCGAACCTCACGATCGGGCCGCCCGTCGTGGAGCGGATCCAGCAGGTATCGCCGATCCCGCTCGATGTGCATCTGATGATCACCGACGCCGATGCGCACGCTCCGGCCTATGCCGAGCTCGGCGCGTACTCGGTGACGTTCCACGCCGAAGCGGCGGAGCATCCGGTCGAGCTCGCGCGGCGCCTGCGCGACATCGGAGCGCGCGCGGGCATCGCGCTCAAGCCCGGCACCGACGTCGCACCGTATCTGGAGCTGCTGCACGAGTTCGACCAGGTGCTCGTCATGACGGTCGAACCGGGCTTCGGCGGGCAGTCGTTCATGCCGGAGACCATGCCGAAGCTGCGTGCGCTGCGCGAGGCTCGGGAGCGCCTCGGACTCGACGTGTGGCTGCAGGTGGACGGGGGCGTCTCAGTGCAGACGATCGGCATCGCGGCAGAGGCAGGGGCTGACACCTTCGTCGCAGGATCCGCCGTGTACGGGGGCGTTCCCGAGGACCGCATCGCCGAACTCCGCGCGGCCGCGCGCGATCACTCGCACTGA
- the fmt gene encoding methionyl-tRNA formyltransferase, with protein MRIVFAGTPDLAAPSLTALADAGHEIVGVITRADAPVGRKRVLTPSPVAELAEHLGIPVHRSNRLDDETVAWVRDLAPDLGVIVAYGGLLREPLLSAPAQGWINLHFSDLPRWRGAAPVQRALMAGERRLGVSVFRLVEALDAGDVLARDDEDFPPGTSAGEALSALAVSGAQTLVRAVAGLADGSLTGEPQSGEATHAAKLSRIDGRLDLTRSVDAVLAQWAGVTPEPGAYVECDGQPLKLHEIRTVEGTPGPPDPASGNGSDTAVMAVIAGKRALLRLSDGALELVRVQPAGKGAMDGAAWLRGRGGSAVIS; from the coding sequence ATGCGCATCGTCTTCGCCGGCACTCCCGACCTCGCGGCCCCCAGTCTCACAGCGCTCGCTGACGCGGGTCACGAGATCGTCGGGGTGATCACGCGCGCGGACGCGCCGGTCGGGCGCAAGCGTGTCCTCACGCCATCGCCCGTCGCCGAACTCGCCGAGCATCTCGGCATTCCGGTGCACCGTTCGAATCGGCTCGACGACGAGACCGTCGCCTGGGTGCGCGACCTGGCGCCAGACCTCGGCGTCATCGTCGCCTACGGCGGGCTGCTCCGGGAGCCGCTGCTCTCCGCGCCAGCGCAGGGCTGGATCAACCTGCACTTCTCCGATCTGCCGCGGTGGCGCGGCGCGGCGCCCGTGCAGCGCGCACTGATGGCGGGGGAGCGGCGCCTGGGCGTCTCCGTCTTCCGTCTCGTCGAAGCACTCGACGCCGGTGACGTCCTGGCGCGCGATGACGAGGACTTCCCTCCGGGCACCTCGGCGGGCGAGGCGCTCTCGGCGCTCGCTGTGTCGGGGGCGCAGACGCTCGTGCGCGCCGTCGCCGGCCTCGCCGACGGGTCGCTCACCGGCGAACCCCAGAGCGGCGAAGCCACACACGCGGCGAAGCTCAGCCGCATCGATGGACGCCTCGACCTGACGCGGTCAGTTGATGCGGTGCTCGCTCAATGGGCCGGAGTCACACCGGAACCCGGAGCGTACGTGGAGTGCGATGGGCAGCCGTTGAAGCTCCACGAGATCCGTACCGTCGAGGGAACGCCAGGGCCGCCCGATCCGGCGTCCGGGAATGGATCCGATACCGCGGTCATGGCGGTCATCGCTGGCAAGCGCGCCCTGCTGAGGTTGTCGGACGGCGCGCTCGAACTCGTCAGGGTGCAGCCGGCAGGGAAGGGCGCCATGGATGGTGCCGCCTGGCTCAGGGGACGCGGCGGCAGCGCGGTGATCTCGTGA
- a CDS encoding MFS transporter, which yields MDAGDQSNGRSSGMRTFLHLAVNTAVANLTSNFMWFALTFWVYLETQSILATGILGGGYMMIIALSSMLFGSIVDRHRKLIAMRASAWASLLAFLVACTIFFTVPADALLALNGPWFWVFTLVILIGCVVEMLRNLALSTTVTLLVPPERHANANGLVGTVQGIAFIATSVFSGLSIGQLGMAWTMIIATVCTALPLVHLHLIRVPEPEIQADPERRAVDFRGGFLAALAVPGLLALIVFTTFNNLTGGVFMALLDPYGLTIFSVEAWGIFFGLASIGFVVGGAVVAKFGLGRNPIRTMLILVAATGVIGSVFTIRDAGWLFIAGLALFMMIMPAIEAAEQTVIQRVVPYERQGRVFGFAMTFEAAMAPIASFIIAPIAEFGVVPYMETPAGRDRWALLLGEGDARGIALIFFFTGIVSIALAAGASLTQAYRRVSRSFLTSTPSQPIAEADPEPR from the coding sequence ATGGACGCAGGAGACCAGTCGAACGGGCGGAGCAGCGGCATGCGCACGTTCCTGCACCTGGCCGTGAACACCGCCGTCGCGAACCTGACCTCCAACTTCATGTGGTTCGCGCTCACGTTCTGGGTGTATCTCGAGACGCAGAGCATCCTCGCCACCGGCATCCTCGGCGGCGGGTACATGATGATCATCGCGCTCAGCTCGATGCTGTTCGGCAGCATCGTCGACCGCCACCGCAAGCTGATCGCGATGCGAGCGTCCGCGTGGGCATCGCTCCTCGCCTTTCTGGTCGCCTGCACCATCTTCTTCACGGTTCCCGCCGATGCGCTGCTCGCTCTGAACGGGCCGTGGTTCTGGGTGTTCACCCTCGTCATCCTCATCGGCTGCGTCGTCGAGATGCTGCGCAACCTCGCGCTCTCGACCACCGTGACGCTGCTCGTCCCGCCCGAACGGCACGCCAACGCCAACGGCCTGGTCGGCACGGTGCAGGGCATCGCGTTCATCGCGACCAGCGTGTTCAGCGGACTCTCGATCGGCCAGCTCGGCATGGCCTGGACCATGATCATCGCAACGGTGTGCACCGCACTGCCGCTCGTCCACCTGCACCTCATCCGGGTCCCCGAACCCGAGATCCAGGCGGACCCCGAACGGCGGGCCGTCGACTTCCGCGGCGGCTTCCTCGCGGCCCTCGCCGTGCCAGGGCTGCTGGCGCTCATCGTGTTCACGACCTTCAACAACCTCACCGGCGGCGTCTTCATGGCCCTCCTCGATCCCTATGGCCTGACGATCTTCTCCGTCGAAGCGTGGGGCATCTTCTTCGGCCTCGCCTCCATCGGATTCGTCGTCGGCGGAGCGGTCGTCGCCAAGTTCGGGCTCGGCAGAAATCCGATCCGCACCATGCTCATCCTCGTCGCCGCGACCGGGGTGATCGGCAGCGTGTTCACCATCCGCGACGCCGGCTGGCTCTTCATCGCGGGTCTCGCTCTGTTCATGATGATCATGCCCGCGATCGAAGCGGCCGAGCAGACCGTCATCCAGCGGGTGGTCCCGTACGAACGCCAGGGGCGGGTCTTCGGGTTCGCGATGACGTTCGAAGCAGCGATGGCTCCCATCGCATCCTTCATCATCGCCCCCATCGCGGAGTTCGGAGTGGTGCCGTACATGGAGACACCGGCAGGGCGCGACCGCTGGGCGCTGCTGCTCGGCGAGGGCGACGCTCGCGGCATCGCCCTCATCTTCTTCTTCACCGGGATCGTCTCGATTGCGCTCGCCGCGGGCGCCTCCCTCACGCAGGCCTATCGCCGCGTGTCGCGCAGCTTCCTGACGAGCACGCCGTCGCAGCCGATTGCCGAGGCTGATCCGGAGCCTCGGTAG
- the hisF gene encoding imidazole glycerol phosphate synthase subunit HisF, with product MSVSVRVIPCLDVAAGRVVKGVNFLNLRDAGDPVELAARYAEQGADELTFLDVTATVDDRSTTHDVVRRTAEQVFIPLTVGGGVRSADDVARLLEVGADKVGVNSAAIARPAVIDEIADRFGEQVLVLSLDVRRSDRMPSGFVVTTHGGKRETDLDALAWCREAVERGVGELLVNSMDADGTLAGFDLELTRAVRELSTVPVIASGGAGELGHFAPAIEAGADAVLAASVFHDGTFTIDEVKRALADAGHTVRMPEVDA from the coding sequence ATGAGCGTCAGCGTTCGCGTCATCCCCTGTCTCGATGTCGCCGCGGGTCGCGTGGTCAAGGGCGTCAATTTTCTGAACCTCCGCGACGCGGGGGACCCCGTGGAGCTCGCCGCGCGCTACGCCGAGCAGGGAGCCGACGAACTCACCTTTCTCGACGTGACCGCGACGGTCGACGATCGCAGCACGACCCACGACGTGGTGCGTCGCACGGCCGAGCAGGTATTCATCCCCCTCACCGTCGGAGGTGGTGTGCGGAGCGCCGACGACGTCGCCCGGCTGCTCGAGGTCGGTGCCGACAAGGTCGGCGTGAACAGCGCCGCGATCGCCCGTCCGGCGGTCATCGATGAGATCGCCGACCGGTTCGGCGAGCAGGTGCTCGTGCTGTCACTCGACGTCCGTCGCAGCGATCGCATGCCCAGCGGGTTCGTCGTCACGACGCACGGCGGCAAGCGCGAGACCGATCTCGATGCGCTCGCCTGGTGCCGCGAAGCGGTCGAGCGCGGCGTCGGTGAGCTGCTCGTGAACTCGATGGACGCCGACGGCACGCTCGCCGGGTTCGACCTTGAGCTGACGCGTGCCGTCCGTGAGTTGTCGACGGTGCCCGTGATCGCCTCGGGCGGTGCGGGTGAGCTCGGGCACTTCGCCCCGGCCATCGAGGCGGGCGCCGATGCCGTGCTCGCTGCCTCCGTCTTCCACGATGGCACCTTCACGATTGACGAGGTCAAGCGAGCGCTCGCGGATGCGGGTCACACCGTGCGCATGCCCGAGGTGGACGCATGA
- a CDS encoding phosphoribosyl-ATP diphosphatase, which translates to MKTFEDLFAELAEKAATRPEGSGTVAQLDAGVHAIGKKVVEEAAEVWMAAEYESDEACAEEISQLLYHLQVLMLAKGMSLADVYRHL; encoded by the coding sequence GTGAAAACCTTCGAAGACCTCTTTGCCGAACTCGCCGAGAAGGCTGCGACGCGCCCCGAGGGCAGCGGAACGGTCGCCCAGCTCGACGCTGGCGTGCACGCGATCGGCAAGAAGGTCGTGGAAGAGGCCGCCGAGGTCTGGATGGCCGCCGAGTACGAGTCGGATGAGGCGTGCGCCGAGGAGATCAGTCAGCTGCTCTACCATCTGCAGGTGCTGATGCTCGCGAAGGGTATGTCCCTCGCCGACGTGTATCGGCACCTGTAA
- the hisG gene encoding ATP phosphoribosyltransferase, giving the protein MLRIAVPNKGSLSEVASQMLAEAGYSGRRDSRQLVHTDARNGVEFFYLRPRDIATYVGSGALDVGITGRDLLLDSGSSAQEIDHLDFGDSTFRFAAPAGGEISEIAQLAGRRVATSYPRLVDDFLQTRGVTAELVKLDGAVESSVRLGVADAVADVVSTGATLRAAGLEIFGPVILESTAVLISGEQRHPGIDRLLRRLRGVLVARKFVMVEYDLPADQLEAAAEVAGGVESPTVSPLKDESWVAVRVMIPADAANDVMDRLYELGARAILVTAIHAARL; this is encoded by the coding sequence ATGCTCCGCATCGCGGTTCCGAACAAGGGCTCCCTCTCCGAGGTCGCCTCTCAGATGCTCGCCGAGGCCGGGTACTCCGGCAGACGAGACAGTCGCCAGCTCGTTCACACCGATGCCAGGAACGGCGTCGAGTTCTTCTACCTCCGCCCCCGTGACATCGCCACGTACGTCGGTTCCGGCGCGCTCGATGTCGGGATCACGGGCCGTGATCTGCTGCTCGATTCGGGATCTTCGGCCCAGGAGATCGACCACCTCGACTTCGGTGACTCGACGTTCCGCTTCGCCGCTCCTGCCGGGGGCGAGATCTCGGAGATCGCGCAGCTCGCGGGCCGGCGCGTGGCGACGAGCTACCCCCGTCTCGTCGACGACTTCCTGCAGACGCGAGGCGTCACCGCCGAGCTCGTCAAGCTCGATGGCGCCGTCGAATCGTCTGTTCGGCTCGGTGTCGCCGATGCGGTCGCCGACGTGGTCTCGACGGGTGCGACGCTCCGCGCCGCCGGCCTCGAGATCTTCGGTCCCGTGATCCTCGAGTCGACGGCAGTCCTCATCTCGGGGGAGCAGCGGCACCCGGGCATCGACCGGTTGCTCCGCCGGCTGCGGGGCGTGCTCGTCGCCCGCAAGTTCGTGATGGTCGAGTACGATCTTCCGGCCGATCAGCTGGAGGCCGCAGCCGAGGTGGCAGGCGGCGTCGAGTCGCCCACCGTCTCTCCGCTGAAGGACGAGTCCTGGGTGGCAGTTCGCGTCATGATTCCGGCGGACGCGGCGAACGACGTGATGGACCGCCTGTACGAGCTCGGTGCGCGCGCCATCCTCGTCACGGCGATCCACGCCGCGCGACTCTGA